Proteins from one Hypomesus transpacificus isolate Combined female unplaced genomic scaffold, fHypTra1 scaffold_353, whole genome shotgun sequence genomic window:
- the LOC124464501 gene encoding grass carp reovirus (GCRV)-induced gene 2p has protein sequence MSVSYNGWEVVYDDDSTLGVELTGAQTPKDGKTYTMYHGTTVQTARLIIANGFRQSPDGMLGAGVYVSRDQKKAERYPLGRHVATRVVLTLDVDVGRVKRIDKDGHPMQKSWHTQHKYDTAWVPPNCGMKAVPSGLEEDCVFDPQRIRVAGVALAPDATVLAELRQLIAQSPRRSEGGGAGRSSGGAAGGQGACAVCNRKSPPSHTHTLQQCWGCGQKICTFMVKHVCSASLCG, from the coding sequence ATGTCAGTATCATACAATGGCTGGGAAGTGGTCTATGACGACGATTCCACTCTGGGGGTAGAACTGACCGGCGCGCAAACACCAAAAGACGGCAAGACCTACACCATGTACCACGGCACCACCGTCCAAACGGCCCGGCTCATCATCGCCAACGGCTTCCGCCAGTCTCCAGACGGAATGCTGGGCGCCGGCGTGTACGTGAGCCGCGACCAGAAGAAGGCCGAGCGCTACCCCCTGGGACGCCACGTCGCCACCCGCGTCGTCCTGACCCTCGACGTGGACGTGGGCCGCGTCAAGCGCATCGACAAGGACGGCCACCCCATGCAGAAGAGCTGGCACACGCAGCACAAGTACGACACGGCCTGGGTGCCCCCCAACTGCGGCATGAAGGCCGTGCCCAGCGGTCTGGAGGAGGACTGTGTGTTTGACCCCCAGCGGATCCGGGTGGCCGGCGTCGCTCTGGCGCCCGACGCCACCGTCCTGGCGGAGCTTCGCCAGCTCATCGCCCAGTCCCCCCGCCGGTCAGAGGGGGGCGGAGCCGGGCGGAGCAGCGGAGGAGCCGCCGGAGGCCAAGGCGCGTGCGCCGTGTGTAACAGGAAGAGTCCGCCCAGTCACACGCACACCCTGCAGCAGTGCTGGGGCTGTGGGCAGAAGATTTGCACCTTCATGGTCAAGCACGTGTGCTCGGCCAGCCTCTGCGGTTGA